The Populus trichocarpa isolate Nisqually-1 chromosome 2, P.trichocarpa_v4.1, whole genome shotgun sequence genome has a window encoding:
- the LOC18096236 gene encoding cytochrome c oxidase subunit 6b-1 isoform X1: MATETPTLSERYELKGKEEKTDVVSKPVEVKEEEKPATAVSEEAVEKAEETPPLAAEEKTEDTPAAAEESTEAPTTDESSSEDAPAAAEETSEGTEENSGEEAAEEKKEIKLETAPADYRFPTTNQTRHCFTRYIEYHRCVAAKGEGASECDKFAKYYRSLCPSEWVRISEIFNILRSMILVFTFNHTGCPKAV; encoded by the exons ATGGCCACCGAAACGCCGACACTATCTGAG CGATACGAACTGaagggaaaagaagagaagacagaTGTGGTTTCAAAACCTGTAGAAGTAAAAGAAGAGGAGAAGCCAGCGACTGCTGTTTCTGAGGAGGCTGTGGAGAAAGCTGAGGAAACACCACCACTTGCTGCTGAAGAAAAAACTGAAGATACTCCTGCTGCTGCTGAAGAAAGCACTGAAGCTCCCACTACTGATGAAAGCAGCAGTGAAGATGCTCCTGCCGCTGCTGAAGAAACCAGTGAAGGTACAGAAGAGAACTCAGGAGAAGAAGCTGCGGAAGAGAAGAAGGAGATTAAG CTTGAGACAGCACCAGCTGATTACCGCTTCCCAACCACAAATCAAACAAGGCACTGCTTTACCAGATACATTGAATATCATCG GTGCGTAGCTGCCAAGGGTGAAGGTGCTTCAGAGTGTGATAAGTTTGCCAAATATTATCGTTCTCTCTGCCCTAGTGAATGGGTACGTATATCTGAGATCTTCAATATACTAAGGAGTATGATATTAGTTTTTACTTTCAACCACACAGGCTGTCCAAAAGCTGTTTAA
- the LOC112326641 gene encoding histone H3.3: protein MARTKQTARKSTGGKAPRKQLATKAARKSAPTTGGVKKPHRYRPGTVALREIRKYQKSTELLIRKLPFQRLVREIAQDFKTDLRFQSHAVLALQEAAEAYLVGLFEDTNLCAIHAKRVTIMPKDIQLARRIRGERA from the coding sequence aTGGCTCGTACAAAGCAAACAGCGCGTAAATCTACCGGTGGCAAGGCTCCAAGGAAGCAGCTCGCCACCAAGGCTGCACGCAAGTCAGCCCCAACAACAGGAGGCGTGAAGAAGCCACACAGATACAGACCTGGAACAGTTGCTCTTCGTGAAATCCGCAAGTACCAGAAGAGTACTGAACTGCTCATCAGGAAACTCCCATTCCAGAGGCTTGTTCGTGAAATTGCTCAGGATTTCAAGACTGATCTGAGATTCCAGAGCCATGCTGTTTTGGCTTTGCAAGAGGCAGCTGAAGCTTACCTTGTTGGCTTGTTTGAGGACACTAATCTTTGTGCTATCCATGCCAAGCGTGTTACTATCATGCCTAAGGATATCCAGCTCGCCAGGAGGATTCGTGGTGAGAGGGCTTAG
- the LOC7461791 gene encoding serine--tRNA ligase, chloroplastic/mitochondrial isoform X1 has protein sequence MGLQCYFGGTTIQTLKLAAIPASSRFILKPISKTLVLNPFSRHNYVICPQRNPFKLLVRALSSTAVQTAPITESLDNKVVKPQWKAAIDFKWIRDNKDAVALNIKNRNSNANLELVLELYEKMLAVQKEVERLRAERNAVANKMKGKLEISERQKLIEEGKNLKEGLATLEEDLVKLTDELQLEAQCIPNLTHPLVPIGGEDSSTVRKMAGTPRDFGFPVKDHLQLGKELDLFDFDAAAEVSGSKFYYLKNEAVMLEMALVNWTLSEVMKKGFTPLTTPELVRSSVVEKCGFQPRGDNTQVYSIEGSDQCLIGTAEIPVGGIHMDTILAETQLPLKYVAYSHCFRTEAGAAGTATRGLYRVHQFTKVEMFVLCRPEESDSYHEELIKIEEDLFSALGLHYKTLDMASGDLGAPAYRKFDVEAWMPGLGRYGEISSASNCIDYQSRRLGIRYRPSEPTPAPPKKGKGSLAPTQFVHTLNATACAVPRMIVCLLENYQQEDGSVIIPGPLRAFMGGLELITPKST, from the exons ATGGGTTTACAGTGTTATTTTGGAGGGACAACTATACAAACCCTAAAGTTAGCCGCGATTCCTGCTTCTTCACGTTTCATTTTAAAGCCAATCTCCAAAACCCTAGTCCTAAATCCGTTTTCCCGCCATAACTATGTTATATGTCCACAAAGAAATCCGTTTAAGCTTCTGGTTAGAGCTCTCTCTTCCACGGCTGTCCAGACAGCGCCTATAACGGAAAGCTTGGATAATAAAG TTGTGAAGCCGCAATGGAAAGCGGCAATAGATTTCAAGTGGATAAGGGATAACAAAGACGCGGTGGCTTTGAATATAAAGAACAGGAACTCAAATGCTAATTTGGAGCTTGTCCTTGAGCTCTATGAGAAAATGTTGGCTGTTCAAAAG GAAGTTGAACGGCTTCGTGCGGAAAGGAATGCAGTAGCAAACAAGATGAAGGGAAAGCTAGAGATATCAGAGCGTCAAAAACTGATTGAGGAAG gaaAGAATCTAAAAGAAGGGCTTGCAACTTTGGAAGAAGACCTGGTTAAACTTACAGATGAGCTTCAGCTGGAAGCACAGTGTATACCTAACTTGACTCACCCACTTGTTCCGATTGGAGGAGAAGATAGTTCAACTGTGAGAAAGATG GCAGGTACTCCACGTGACTTTGGCTTCCCTGTCAAGGACCACCTTCAACTTGGGAAAGAACTAGATCTCTTTGATTTTGATGCAGCAGCAGAG GTGAGTGGTTCAAAATTCTACTATCTGAAGAATGAAGCAGTTATGCTGGAGATGGCCCTTGTCAACTGGACTCTCTCAGAAGTTATGAAAAAGGGATTTACACCTCTAACAACTCCAGAACTTGTCAGATCCTCTGTTGTTGAGAAATGTGGATTCCAACCTCGTGGTGATAATACTCAG GTTTACTCTATCGAGGGTAGTGATCAATGCCTCATTGGCACTGCAGAGATTCCTGTGGGAGGAATTCACATGGATACTATCCTTGCTGAGACACAGTTGCCATTAAAGTATGTGGCATATTCCCATTGCTTCCGTACAGAGGCTGGTGCTGCAGGCACGGCAACAAG GGGTCTTTACCGAGTTCACCAGTTCACTAAGGTGGAGATGTTTGTTTTGTGCCGACCAGAGGAGAGTGATTCTTACCATGAGGAGCTtatcaaaattgaagaagacCTCTTTTCTGCCCTAGGGTTACATTATAA AACTTTGGATATGGCCTCTGGGGATTTAGGTGCACCTGCTTACCGCAAATTTGATGTGGAGGCATGGATGCCTGGTTTAGGACGGTATGGTGAG ATATCTAGTGCCTCAAATTGCATCGACTACCAAAGTCGCCGACTAGGGATCCGGTACCGTCCATCAGAACCTACACCAGCCCCTCCTAAAAAGGGCAAAGGCAGCCTTGCTCCAACACAGTTTGTGCACACATTAAATGCAACGGCCTGTGCAGTTCCTAGGATGATTGTGTGTCTGCTGGAAAACTACCAGCAAGAAGATGGCTCTGTTATTATCCCCGGGCCATTGAGGGCATTCATGGGAGGGCTGGAGCTTATAACTCCCAAATCCACTTAG
- the LOC18096237 gene encoding uncharacterized protein LOC18096237 encodes MFVSDIQNKANSKPPEDYIHVRARKGQATDSHSLVERVRREKISERMKLLQDLVPGCNKVTGKAFMLDEIINYVQSLQRQVEVARKAAPTTGGVKKPNGYRPRIHKYQKSTELLIRKLPFQRLSQNFKADFRFQSQAVLALPRQLKHALLDCLRILIFVQSLPCGLLSCLGMFSLPGEPVVKKHKNLWVFTLGFFSCFLPFLSVFCHFLSVEQTNL; translated from the exons ATGTTCGTATCTGATATCCAAAACAAGGCCAATTCAAAGCCTCCTGAGGACTACATTCATGTTAGAGCAAGGAAGGGTCAAGCAACTGATAGCCATAGCCTTGTTGAAAGA GTTCGAAGAGAGAAAATTAGTGAACGAATGAAGCTTCTCCAAGATCTTGTGCCTGGTTGCAATAAG GTCACAGGAAAAGCCTTTATGCTTGATGAAATCATAAATTACGTGCAGTCATTGCAACGGCAAGTTGag GTTGCGCGCAAGGCAGCCCCAACAACAGGAGGGGTGAAGAAGCCCAACGGATACAGACCCAGAATTCACAAGTACCAGAAGAGTACTGAGCTACTCATCAGAAAACTCCCATTCCAGAGACTTTCACAGAATTTCAAGGCTGATTTCCGGTTTCAGAGCCAGGCCGTTTTGGCCTTGCCGAGGCAGCTGAAGCATGCCTTGTTGGATTGTTTGAGGATACTAATCTTTGTGCAATCCCTGCCATGCGGGTTACTATCATGTCTAGGGATGTTCAGCTTACCAGGTGAACCCGTggtaaaaaagcataaaaacctGTGGGTTTTCACTTTAggatttttctcttgttttttaccttttctttcagttttttgtcattttttatcaGTAGAACAGACAAATCTTTGA
- the LOC7461791 gene encoding serine--tRNA ligase, chloroplastic/mitochondrial isoform X2 has protein sequence MKGKLEISERQKLIEEGKNLKEGLATLEEDLVKLTDELQLEAQCIPNLTHPLVPIGGEDSSTVRKMAGTPRDFGFPVKDHLQLGKELDLFDFDAAAEVSGSKFYYLKNEAVMLEMALVNWTLSEVMKKGFTPLTTPELVRSSVVEKCGFQPRGDNTQVYSIEGSDQCLIGTAEIPVGGIHMDTILAETQLPLKYVAYSHCFRTEAGAAGTATRGLYRVHQFTKVEMFVLCRPEESDSYHEELIKIEEDLFSALGLHYKTLDMASGDLGAPAYRKFDVEAWMPGLGRYGEISSASNCIDYQSRRLGIRYRPSEPTPAPPKKGKGSLAPTQFVHTLNATACAVPRMIVCLLENYQQEDGSVIIPGPLRAFMGGLELITPKST, from the exons ATGAAGGGAAAGCTAGAGATATCAGAGCGTCAAAAACTGATTGAGGAAG gaaAGAATCTAAAAGAAGGGCTTGCAACTTTGGAAGAAGACCTGGTTAAACTTACAGATGAGCTTCAGCTGGAAGCACAGTGTATACCTAACTTGACTCACCCACTTGTTCCGATTGGAGGAGAAGATAGTTCAACTGTGAGAAAGATG GCAGGTACTCCACGTGACTTTGGCTTCCCTGTCAAGGACCACCTTCAACTTGGGAAAGAACTAGATCTCTTTGATTTTGATGCAGCAGCAGAG GTGAGTGGTTCAAAATTCTACTATCTGAAGAATGAAGCAGTTATGCTGGAGATGGCCCTTGTCAACTGGACTCTCTCAGAAGTTATGAAAAAGGGATTTACACCTCTAACAACTCCAGAACTTGTCAGATCCTCTGTTGTTGAGAAATGTGGATTCCAACCTCGTGGTGATAATACTCAG GTTTACTCTATCGAGGGTAGTGATCAATGCCTCATTGGCACTGCAGAGATTCCTGTGGGAGGAATTCACATGGATACTATCCTTGCTGAGACACAGTTGCCATTAAAGTATGTGGCATATTCCCATTGCTTCCGTACAGAGGCTGGTGCTGCAGGCACGGCAACAAG GGGTCTTTACCGAGTTCACCAGTTCACTAAGGTGGAGATGTTTGTTTTGTGCCGACCAGAGGAGAGTGATTCTTACCATGAGGAGCTtatcaaaattgaagaagacCTCTTTTCTGCCCTAGGGTTACATTATAA AACTTTGGATATGGCCTCTGGGGATTTAGGTGCACCTGCTTACCGCAAATTTGATGTGGAGGCATGGATGCCTGGTTTAGGACGGTATGGTGAG ATATCTAGTGCCTCAAATTGCATCGACTACCAAAGTCGCCGACTAGGGATCCGGTACCGTCCATCAGAACCTACACCAGCCCCTCCTAAAAAGGGCAAAGGCAGCCTTGCTCCAACACAGTTTGTGCACACATTAAATGCAACGGCCTGTGCAGTTCCTAGGATGATTGTGTGTCTGCTGGAAAACTACCAGCAAGAAGATGGCTCTGTTATTATCCCCGGGCCATTGAGGGCATTCATGGGAGGGCTGGAGCTTATAACTCCCAAATCCACTTAG
- the LOC7467179 gene encoding O-fucosyltransferase 7 isoform X1 has translation MQMRRWKAVGLMRRILSCAICTIAMMSLLSVHLHIFPRHSKLPDPYKLPNPQIEIRDKILGTEQEQRWTSEFTPPNVFLGPLSSQQFPVWRTNCPRLWKPVPNRDYMPCTQPTPNYTAPPESRGYLLAHTNGGLNQMRAGICDMVAIARIINATLVVPELDKKSYWQDSSNFSDVFNEDHFINALANDVKVIKKLPMEMGGATRADKYFKSWSGMDYYQGEIASMWADYKVILAAKTDSRLANNNLPADIQKLRCRACYEALCFAPQIEAMGKLLVDRMRSYGTYIALHLRYEKDILAFTGCTHGLSPDEADELKKIRDENDEWKVKDIDPREQRSKGFCPLTPKEAAIFLSALGYPSNTPIYIAAGEIYGGDSYMDDLRSRYPMLMSKEKLASIEELEPFANHSTQLAALDYILSVESDVFMPTYSGNMARAVEGHRRFLGHRRTISPDKKALVRLFDKIEQGIKKEGKLLSDKVIERHKKRQGSPRKRKGPIPGSKGMDRFRSEEAFYVNPLPDCLCAQSRNLNTSVS, from the exons atgcagaTGCGGAGATGGAAGGCGGTGGGGTTGATGAGGAGGATACTATCATGCGCCATATGTACAATAGCAATGATGTCACTCCTCTCCGTACACTTGCACATATTCCCTCGTCACTCTAAACTCCCTGATCCTTACAAGCTTCCTAATCCC CAAATTGAAATCAGAGACAAGATATTGGGCACAGAGCAAGAACAGAGGTGGACAAGTGAGTTCACTCCTCCCAATGTGTTCCTAGGCCCCCTCTCATCCCAACAG TTTCCGGTTTGGCGTACGAATTGTCCCAGACTATGGAAGCCTGTGCCAAATCGTGATTATATGCCTTGCACTCAACCTACTCCTAACTATACCG CTCCTCCAGAGTCGCGAGGTTATCTCCTAGCGCATACAAATGGTGGGCTCAACCAGATGCGAGCTGGG ATATGTGATATGGTAGCTATTGCGCGTATCATAAATGCTACTCTTGTTGTTCCAGAACTAGATAAAAAGTCGTATTGGCAAGATTCCAG CAACTTTTCAGATGTCTTCAATGAAGATCATTTCATCAACGCTCTAGCTAATGATGTAAAAGTCATAAAAAAGCTCCCCATGGAAATGGGTGGTGCTACAAGAgcagataaatattttaaaagctgGTCTGGTATGGACTATTACCAGGGGGAGATAGCAAGCATGTGGGCTGATTATAAG GTTATTCTGGCTGCCAAGACCGACTCTCGTCTAGCAAATAACAATCTCCCTGCTGATATTCAGAAGCTGCGTTGCCGTGCCTGTTATGAAGCCCTCTGTTTCGCACCTCAAATTGAAGCAATGGGAAAG TTGTTGGTGGACCGCATGAGATCATATGGCACTTACATTGCTCTGCACTTACGATATGAGAAGGACATTCTTGCCTTCACTGGATGCACACATGGTTTATCTCCTGATGAAGCAGATGAACTAAAAAAGATCAG AGACGAAAATGATGAGTGGAAAGTGAAGGATATTGATCCCAGGGAGCAAAGATCTAAAGGTTTTTGCCCCTTAACTCCAAAGGAGGCTGCAATATTTCTATCTGCTCTTGGTTATCCATCAAATACCCCTATATACATTGCCGCGGGAGAGATATATGGAGGTGATTCATATATGGATGATCTACGATCCCGGTATCCTATGTTAATGAGCAAG GAAAAATTGGCATCTATTGAGGAGCTTGAACCATTTGCCAATCATTCGACTCAGCTGGCTGCGCTTGATTATATATTATCTGTTGAAAGTGACGTATTCATGCCGACGTACTCGGGAAATATGGCAAGGGCTGTAGAAGGCCATCGTCGTTTTCTTGGACATAGAAGAACAATTTCCCCAGACAA GAAAGCACTTGTTCGTCTGTTTGATAAAATAGAGCaaggaataaagaaagaagGCAAACTTTTATCAGACAAGGTCATTGAAAGGCACAAAAAACG GCAAGGCTCCCCAAGGAAGAGGAAAGGCCCCATTCCAGGAAGTAAGGGCATGGATAGATTTCGTTCAGAAGAAGCTTTTTATGTAAATCCTTTACCAGATTGTTTGTGTGCGCAATCCCGGAATCTGAACACCTCTGTGTCATAA
- the LOC7467179 gene encoding O-fucosyltransferase 7 isoform X2, whose product MQMRRWKAVGLMRRILSCAICTIAMMSLLSVHLHIFPRHSKLPDPYKLPNPFPVWRTNCPRLWKPVPNRDYMPCTQPTPNYTAPPESRGYLLAHTNGGLNQMRAGICDMVAIARIINATLVVPELDKKSYWQDSSNFSDVFNEDHFINALANDVKVIKKLPMEMGGATRADKYFKSWSGMDYYQGEIASMWADYKVILAAKTDSRLANNNLPADIQKLRCRACYEALCFAPQIEAMGKLLVDRMRSYGTYIALHLRYEKDILAFTGCTHGLSPDEADELKKIRDENDEWKVKDIDPREQRSKGFCPLTPKEAAIFLSALGYPSNTPIYIAAGEIYGGDSYMDDLRSRYPMLMSKEKLASIEELEPFANHSTQLAALDYILSVESDVFMPTYSGNMARAVEGHRRFLGHRRTISPDKKALVRLFDKIEQGIKKEGKLLSDKVIERHKKRQGSPRKRKGPIPGSKGMDRFRSEEAFYVNPLPDCLCAQSRNLNTSVS is encoded by the exons atgcagaTGCGGAGATGGAAGGCGGTGGGGTTGATGAGGAGGATACTATCATGCGCCATATGTACAATAGCAATGATGTCACTCCTCTCCGTACACTTGCACATATTCCCTCGTCACTCTAAACTCCCTGATCCTTACAAGCTTCCTAATCCC TTTCCGGTTTGGCGTACGAATTGTCCCAGACTATGGAAGCCTGTGCCAAATCGTGATTATATGCCTTGCACTCAACCTACTCCTAACTATACCG CTCCTCCAGAGTCGCGAGGTTATCTCCTAGCGCATACAAATGGTGGGCTCAACCAGATGCGAGCTGGG ATATGTGATATGGTAGCTATTGCGCGTATCATAAATGCTACTCTTGTTGTTCCAGAACTAGATAAAAAGTCGTATTGGCAAGATTCCAG CAACTTTTCAGATGTCTTCAATGAAGATCATTTCATCAACGCTCTAGCTAATGATGTAAAAGTCATAAAAAAGCTCCCCATGGAAATGGGTGGTGCTACAAGAgcagataaatattttaaaagctgGTCTGGTATGGACTATTACCAGGGGGAGATAGCAAGCATGTGGGCTGATTATAAG GTTATTCTGGCTGCCAAGACCGACTCTCGTCTAGCAAATAACAATCTCCCTGCTGATATTCAGAAGCTGCGTTGCCGTGCCTGTTATGAAGCCCTCTGTTTCGCACCTCAAATTGAAGCAATGGGAAAG TTGTTGGTGGACCGCATGAGATCATATGGCACTTACATTGCTCTGCACTTACGATATGAGAAGGACATTCTTGCCTTCACTGGATGCACACATGGTTTATCTCCTGATGAAGCAGATGAACTAAAAAAGATCAG AGACGAAAATGATGAGTGGAAAGTGAAGGATATTGATCCCAGGGAGCAAAGATCTAAAGGTTTTTGCCCCTTAACTCCAAAGGAGGCTGCAATATTTCTATCTGCTCTTGGTTATCCATCAAATACCCCTATATACATTGCCGCGGGAGAGATATATGGAGGTGATTCATATATGGATGATCTACGATCCCGGTATCCTATGTTAATGAGCAAG GAAAAATTGGCATCTATTGAGGAGCTTGAACCATTTGCCAATCATTCGACTCAGCTGGCTGCGCTTGATTATATATTATCTGTTGAAAGTGACGTATTCATGCCGACGTACTCGGGAAATATGGCAAGGGCTGTAGAAGGCCATCGTCGTTTTCTTGGACATAGAAGAACAATTTCCCCAGACAA GAAAGCACTTGTTCGTCTGTTTGATAAAATAGAGCaaggaataaagaaagaagGCAAACTTTTATCAGACAAGGTCATTGAAAGGCACAAAAAACG GCAAGGCTCCCCAAGGAAGAGGAAAGGCCCCATTCCAGGAAGTAAGGGCATGGATAGATTTCGTTCAGAAGAAGCTTTTTATGTAAATCCTTTACCAGATTGTTTGTGTGCGCAATCCCGGAATCTGAACACCTCTGTGTCATAA
- the LOC7467179 gene encoding O-fucosyltransferase 7 isoform X3, with protein sequence MPCTQPTPNYTAPPESRGYLLAHTNGGLNQMRAGICDMVAIARIINATLVVPELDKKSYWQDSSNFSDVFNEDHFINALANDVKVIKKLPMEMGGATRADKYFKSWSGMDYYQGEIASMWADYKVILAAKTDSRLANNNLPADIQKLRCRACYEALCFAPQIEAMGKLLVDRMRSYGTYIALHLRYEKDILAFTGCTHGLSPDEADELKKIRDENDEWKVKDIDPREQRSKGFCPLTPKEAAIFLSALGYPSNTPIYIAAGEIYGGDSYMDDLRSRYPMLMSKEKLASIEELEPFANHSTQLAALDYILSVESDVFMPTYSGNMARAVEGHRRFLGHRRTISPDKKALVRLFDKIEQGIKKEGKLLSDKVIERHKKRQGSPRKRKGPIPGSKGMDRFRSEEAFYVNPLPDCLCAQSRNLNTSVS encoded by the exons ATGCCTTGCACTCAACCTACTCCTAACTATACCG CTCCTCCAGAGTCGCGAGGTTATCTCCTAGCGCATACAAATGGTGGGCTCAACCAGATGCGAGCTGGG ATATGTGATATGGTAGCTATTGCGCGTATCATAAATGCTACTCTTGTTGTTCCAGAACTAGATAAAAAGTCGTATTGGCAAGATTCCAG CAACTTTTCAGATGTCTTCAATGAAGATCATTTCATCAACGCTCTAGCTAATGATGTAAAAGTCATAAAAAAGCTCCCCATGGAAATGGGTGGTGCTACAAGAgcagataaatattttaaaagctgGTCTGGTATGGACTATTACCAGGGGGAGATAGCAAGCATGTGGGCTGATTATAAG GTTATTCTGGCTGCCAAGACCGACTCTCGTCTAGCAAATAACAATCTCCCTGCTGATATTCAGAAGCTGCGTTGCCGTGCCTGTTATGAAGCCCTCTGTTTCGCACCTCAAATTGAAGCAATGGGAAAG TTGTTGGTGGACCGCATGAGATCATATGGCACTTACATTGCTCTGCACTTACGATATGAGAAGGACATTCTTGCCTTCACTGGATGCACACATGGTTTATCTCCTGATGAAGCAGATGAACTAAAAAAGATCAG AGACGAAAATGATGAGTGGAAAGTGAAGGATATTGATCCCAGGGAGCAAAGATCTAAAGGTTTTTGCCCCTTAACTCCAAAGGAGGCTGCAATATTTCTATCTGCTCTTGGTTATCCATCAAATACCCCTATATACATTGCCGCGGGAGAGATATATGGAGGTGATTCATATATGGATGATCTACGATCCCGGTATCCTATGTTAATGAGCAAG GAAAAATTGGCATCTATTGAGGAGCTTGAACCATTTGCCAATCATTCGACTCAGCTGGCTGCGCTTGATTATATATTATCTGTTGAAAGTGACGTATTCATGCCGACGTACTCGGGAAATATGGCAAGGGCTGTAGAAGGCCATCGTCGTTTTCTTGGACATAGAAGAACAATTTCCCCAGACAA GAAAGCACTTGTTCGTCTGTTTGATAAAATAGAGCaaggaataaagaaagaagGCAAACTTTTATCAGACAAGGTCATTGAAAGGCACAAAAAACG GCAAGGCTCCCCAAGGAAGAGGAAAGGCCCCATTCCAGGAAGTAAGGGCATGGATAGATTTCGTTCAGAAGAAGCTTTTTATGTAAATCCTTTACCAGATTGTTTGTGTGCGCAATCCCGGAATCTGAACACCTCTGTGTCATAA
- the LOC7467177 gene encoding VQ motif-containing protein 9 encodes MDKSCQSSGDSTITSSNSSTHNTAIDNNRDHYLKHLNKLSHKISKPPITTTTANIKKGPFDQPCQQQSQTQLSQPSSQQQQNQNLQGQQQQQQHQHQPPVYNINKNDFRDVVQKLTGSPAHERFSTPPPIHPPKPQSSRLQRIRPPPLAHVSNRPPPSLNSTIPPPQQPPLTTVPNPNTSASATNSFIQRSTAPLSPLPPFPAVHAAAESPVSAYMRYLQNTISAVDSNKQFSGFSPLAPLVSPRWNNMMAPQQQFAMPPPQQVMNPSQLAGMVAPQPQFQLPTSPLPFGCMNSPRSPYPLLSPSLLLSPSSFPLSPTVPVTSPRWRGL; translated from the coding sequence ATGGATAAAAGCTGTCAATCATCTGGTGATTCTACAATCACCAGTAGTAATAGCAGCACCCACAATACCGCCATCGACAACAACAGAGATCACTATCTCAAACACCTCAACAAACTCTCTCACAAGATCTCCAAACCCCCAATCACAACCACCACcgcaaatataaaaaagggcCCCTTTGATCAACCCTGTCAGCAGCAATCACAAACGCAACTATCTCAGCCATCATCACAAcagcaacaaaatcaaaatctgcaggggcagcagcagcagcagcagcatcagcACCAACCGCCTGTTTACAATATAAACAAGAATGATTTCCGTGACGTGGTACAAAAACTAACAGGATCTCCAGCTCATGAGAGATTCTCTACACCTCCACCCATACACCCACCCAAACCTCAAAGCTCTCGCTTACAACGTATTCGTCCTCCGCCCTTGGCTCACGTTAGCAACCGCCCTCCTCCTTCGCTGAACAGCACCATCCCACCTCCTCAACAACCACCCCTGACCACCGTTCCGAACCCTAACACCTCCGCCTCTGCCACAAACAGTTTCATCCAACGGTCAACGGCACCTCTCTCCCCGTTACCGCCATTCCCGGCTGTTCACGCGGCGGCGGAATCGCCTGTTTCTGCTTACATGCGGTACCTCCAGAACACGATCTCTGCCGTTGATTCTAACAAGCAGTTCTCGGGATTCTCGCCGCTGGCCCCGTTGGTTTCACCTCGATGGAACAATATGATGGCTCCACAACAGCAATTTGCCATGCCACCCCCGCAACAAGTAATGAACCCCTCGCAGTTAGCAGGGATGGTCGCACCACAGCCGCAGTTTCAATTGCCAACGTCACCGCTACCATTTGGATGCATGAACTCACCGCGGTCTCCATATCCTCTGCTTTCCCCGAGTTTGTTGCTTTCGCCATCTTCATTTCCTCTCTCACCGACAGTGCCCGTTACTAGCCCTAGATGGAGAGGTCTTTGa
- the LOC18096236 gene encoding cytochrome c oxidase subunit 6b-1 isoform X2 yields MATETPTLSERYELKGKEEKTDVVSKPVEVKEEEKPATAVSEEAVEKAEETPPLAAEEKTEDTPAAAEESTEAPTTDESSSEDAPAAAEETSEGTEENSGEEAAEEKKEIKLETAPADYRFPTTNQTRHCFTRYIEYHRCVAAKGEGASECDKFAKYYRSLCPSEWVERWNEQRANGTFPGPL; encoded by the exons ATGGCCACCGAAACGCCGACACTATCTGAG CGATACGAACTGaagggaaaagaagagaagacagaTGTGGTTTCAAAACCTGTAGAAGTAAAAGAAGAGGAGAAGCCAGCGACTGCTGTTTCTGAGGAGGCTGTGGAGAAAGCTGAGGAAACACCACCACTTGCTGCTGAAGAAAAAACTGAAGATACTCCTGCTGCTGCTGAAGAAAGCACTGAAGCTCCCACTACTGATGAAAGCAGCAGTGAAGATGCTCCTGCCGCTGCTGAAGAAACCAGTGAAGGTACAGAAGAGAACTCAGGAGAAGAAGCTGCGGAAGAGAAGAAGGAGATTAAG CTTGAGACAGCACCAGCTGATTACCGCTTCCCAACCACAAATCAAACAAGGCACTGCTTTACCAGATACATTGAATATCATCG GTGCGTAGCTGCCAAGGGTGAAGGTGCTTCAGAGTGTGATAAGTTTGCCAAATATTATCGTTCTCTCTGCCCTAGTGAATGG GTAGAGAGATGGAATGAGCAAAGGGCGAATGGCACATTTCCGGGTCCTCTGTAG